From Chitinophagaceae bacterium, a single genomic window includes:
- a CDS encoding NADH:ubiquinone reductase (Na(+)-transporting) subunit F, giving the protein MVLTVVYSIIAFLIVMALLTAVLLYAKEKLVPAGNVSIVVNGDKDNPMEVSPGSTLLTVLSEKSVFLPSACGGGGTCAMCKCQVMEGGGEVLPTETNHLSRKEVKEKWRLACQVKVRENMTIGVPEEIFGIKKFECEVVSNHNVATFIKEFVVRLPKEESMDFEPGGYIQIDVPPIVCDFKDMEIEERFRDEWDQFKMWDLQMKNDEEVFRAYSMANHPAEGDIIMLNIRIATPPWDRTKNTWMDVNPGICSSYVFTRKPGDKVVISGPYGEFFIKPTDKEMVYIGGGAGMAPLRSHIFHLFHTEKTNRKVTYWYGGRSKRELFYTDHFRKIEEEFPNFKYNVALSEPAEEDNWDGYQGFIHQVLYDNYLKTHPEPEEVEYYLCGPPLMLQASLKMLEDLGVPEENIAFDDFGS; this is encoded by the coding sequence ATGGTATTAACGGTTGTTTATTCAATTATAGCTTTCCTGATAGTGATGGCATTATTGACAGCAGTACTTTTATATGCTAAAGAAAAATTAGTTCCTGCAGGAAATGTGAGTATAGTAGTAAACGGAGATAAAGATAATCCAATGGAAGTGTCTCCGGGTTCCACTTTGCTTACAGTTTTATCTGAAAAGAGTGTTTTTCTTCCTTCTGCATGTGGAGGAGGAGGTACATGTGCCATGTGTAAATGTCAGGTCATGGAAGGTGGAGGTGAGGTTTTACCTACTGAAACTAATCATTTATCTCGAAAAGAGGTAAAAGAAAAATGGCGTTTAGCATGTCAGGTCAAAGTTCGTGAAAATATGACGATAGGAGTACCTGAAGAAATCTTCGGTATTAAAAAGTTTGAATGTGAAGTTGTTTCGAATCACAACGTAGCAACTTTTATCAAGGAGTTTGTTGTTCGTTTGCCTAAAGAAGAGTCAATGGACTTTGAACCTGGTGGTTATATTCAGATTGATGTTCCTCCTATAGTATGCGACTTCAAAGATATGGAAATAGAAGAACGCTTTCGGGATGAGTGGGATCAGTTTAAAATGTGGGATTTGCAAATGAAGAATGATGAGGAAGTTTTTAGAGCTTATTCTATGGCTAATCATCCTGCAGAAGGCGATATTATTATGTTGAATATCAGAATTGCTACACCACCATGGGATAGAACTAAAAATACATGGATGGATGTAAATCCCGGCATTTGCTCTTCTTATGTCTTTACCAGAAAACCCGGCGATAAAGTTGTTATTTCCGGACCTTACGGAGAGTTCTTTATTAAGCCAACAGATAAAGAAATGGTTTATATTGGAGGTGGTGCAGGTATGGCTCCTTTACGTTCTCATATATTCCACTTGTTCCATACTGAAAAGACAAATAGAAAAGTTACATATTGGTATGGAGGACGTTCTAAAAGAGAATTGTTTTATACCGATCACTTTAGAAAAATAGAAGAAGAATTCCCTAATTTTAAGTACAATGTTGCTCTTTCAGAGCCTGCAGAAGAAGATAATTGGGACGGCTATCAAGGCTTTATTCACCAGGTACTTTATGATAACTACTTGAAAACTCATCCTGAACCGGAAGAGGTTGAGTACTACCTGTGCGGACCGCCTTTAATGTTACAGGCATCTCTAAAAATGCTTGAAGACTTAGGTGTTCCTGAAGAAAATATTGCCTTCGATGATTTTGGAAGTTAA
- the nqrE gene encoding NADH:ubiquinone reductase (Na(+)-transporting) subunit E: MDFVNVFIRSAFIDNMVLAYFLGMCSYLAVSKTINTAFGLGLAVIFCLGFTVPANWLIHEYLLKETGIFGVDLTFLNFVVFIAVIASMVQLLEMLIEKSFPGLYVSLGIFLPLITVNCAILGGSLFMVAREYSFGESVFFGLGSGFGFFLAIIALAAIREKVRYSSIPPALRGLGIAFIITGLMGLAFMSFMGIKV; the protein is encoded by the coding sequence ATGGATTTTGTAAATGTTTTCATTCGCTCAGCCTTTATAGACAATATGGTTTTAGCCTACTTTTTAGGAATGTGTTCTTATCTGGCTGTTTCAAAAACTATTAATACAGCATTTGGACTTGGTCTTGCTGTAATATTTTGTTTGGGCTTTACTGTTCCTGCAAATTGGTTAATACATGAGTACCTATTGAAGGAAACCGGAATTTTCGGAGTTGACTTAACTTTTCTAAACTTTGTTGTATTCATAGCTGTTATAGCATCGATGGTTCAATTATTAGAAATGCTTATTGAAAAGTCTTTTCCGGGACTTTATGTTTCTCTTGGAATATTCCTTCCTTTAATAACTGTTAATTGCGCTATTTTAGGTGGTTCATTATTCATGGTTGCAAGAGAGTATTCTTTCGGAGAATCAGTTTTCTTTGGATTAGGAAGTGGATTTGGGTTCTTTTTAGCGATAATAGCATTAGCTGCAATTCGTGAAAAAGTCAGATATTCAAGTATTCCTCCGGCCTTGCGAGGCTTAGGTATTGCATTTATTATTACAGGACTCATGGGACTTGCATTTATGAGTTTTATGGGTATTAAAGTTTAA
- a CDS encoding NADH:ubiquinone reductase (Na(+)-transporting) subunit D encodes MSTTAEKQSLFGKKERKLLSDPLDDNNPITVQVLGICSALAVTVALKPAMVMTLAVIAVMGFASLIISLLRKMVPSRVRIIVQITVIAFLVILVDQILKAFSYDVYTQLSVYIGLIITNCIVMGRLEAFAMGNKPWSSFLDGVGNGIGYGIILIGVAFFREFFGKGELFGWAVPYLSEIEFFQNGMMLTPAAAMFVIGLMIWWQRARNTKLVDIS; translated from the coding sequence ATGAGTACTACAGCAGAAAAACAATCCCTTTTTGGGAAAAAAGAAAGAAAGTTATTATCCGACCCTTTAGATGATAATAATCCAATAACAGTTCAGGTGTTAGGAATTTGTTCAGCACTTGCTGTTACAGTTGCCCTCAAACCTGCAATGGTTATGACTTTAGCCGTTATTGCAGTTATGGGTTTTGCGAGTTTAATTATATCCTTGCTCAGGAAAATGGTTCCAAGTAGAGTAAGGATTATCGTGCAGATTACGGTTATCGCCTTTTTGGTAATTTTAGTAGACCAAATCTTAAAAGCTTTTAGTTATGATGTGTACACTCAGTTGTCTGTATACATTGGGCTAATTATTACAAATTGTATTGTAATGGGACGTTTAGAAGCATTTGCAATGGGTAATAAACCTTGGTCATCATTTCTCGATGGTGTAGGAAACGGCATTGGCTATGGAATCATTTTGATTGGTGTAGCCTTTTTTAGAGAGTTTTTTGGTAAAGGTGAATTATTTGGATGGGCGGTTCCTTATCTTTCTGAAATTGAATTTTTTCAGAATGGTATGATGTTAACACCCGCAGCAGCAATGTTTGTTATAGGTCTTATGATTTGGTGGCAAAGAGCCAGAAATACTAAATTAGTTGATATATCTTAA
- the nqrC gene encoding NADH:ubiquinone reductase (Na(+)-transporting) subunit C, producing the protein MAVLTVIMALLLALAATGLKPRQDFNVAFANKQDILGSVGMEDRDRVLDVYESQVEELVIDHEGNLIEKDDEGEPIVASMIDHRREVRKPLEQQKLPLYRYTSDDGEVFYIVPVRGSGLWNEIWGFIALQDDLNTIAGASFGHAAETPGLGAVITDDWFQDQFIGKKIRDDDGEFVSIYVRKGGARDSDHEVDGLTGATVTADGVTDMLRDDLKKYLPFFDRIKVDEVNL; encoded by the coding sequence ATGGCTGTTTTAACAGTCATAATGGCATTGCTTTTAGCATTGGCAGCAACCGGTTTAAAACCAAGACAGGACTTTAATGTTGCATTTGCCAATAAACAGGACATTTTGGGTTCTGTGGGTATGGAAGACAGAGACAGAGTTCTGGATGTATACGAAAGCCAGGTTGAAGAATTGGTCATAGACCACGAAGGTAATTTAATTGAAAAAGATGATGAAGGAGAGCCTATCGTAGCTTCAATGATTGACCACAGAAGAGAAGTTAGGAAGCCCTTGGAACAGCAAAAACTTCCGCTTTACAGATATACAAGTGATGATGGAGAAGTGTTTTACATCGTACCTGTGAGAGGATCCGGACTATGGAATGAAATATGGGGCTTTATTGCTCTGCAGGATGACTTAAATACCATAGCAGGGGCTTCATTTGGTCATGCCGCTGAAACACCCGGTCTTGGAGCTGTAATTACTGACGACTGGTTTCAGGACCAGTTTATCGGTAAAAAAATCAGAGATGATGACGGTGAATTCGTTTCAATATATGTAAGAAAAGGCGGAGCAAGAGACAGTGATCATGAAGTCGATGGCCTTACAGGAGCTACTGTTACTGCTGATGGTGTAACAGACATGCTACGAGATGATTTGAAAAAATATTTACCTTTTTTTGACAGAATTAAAGTTGACGAAGTAAATTTATAA
- a CDS encoding NADH:ubiquinone reductase (Na(+)-transporting) subunit B, which yields MKPLRNLLDSVKEKTEKNKFLHTTYDAIETFLFQPNHTTKSGTHIRDGMDLKRTMFHVVIAMQLCLIHGIINIGHQHYFAMGMYEGLLDGLGQKALYGFLQLLPIIIVVHIAGLATEFLFAAIKRHQVEEGFLVSGMLIPLIMPPDIPLWMVAFATIFAVIIAKEAFGGTGMNVLNVALTARVFVFFAYPTHISGDIVWVAYDYNFLHQIFAGFLHVGENNALADGWTGATPLALAATGGWAAVTEHYTVFNMIMGFIPGSVGEMNKIFVLVGAGLLIFTGIGSWRIMLSMIIGTLFMGIILNLLALNPFMEVPFYYHFIIGSFFFAMAFMATDPVTAAQTEVGKWIYGFSIGAIGMIIRVLNPAYPEGWMLAILFMNVFAPLIDHYVLQANIKRRLSRAV from the coding sequence ATGAAACCATTACGTAATTTACTTGATTCAGTCAAAGAGAAAACTGAGAAAAATAAGTTTTTGCATACCACATATGATGCAATTGAAACTTTTTTGTTTCAGCCAAACCATACTACAAAAAGTGGTACACATATCAGGGATGGTATGGATTTAAAAAGGACAATGTTTCATGTCGTAATTGCCATGCAATTATGCCTGATTCATGGAATTATTAACATTGGCCATCAGCATTATTTTGCGATGGGTATGTACGAGGGATTATTGGACGGATTGGGACAGAAAGCTTTGTATGGCTTCTTGCAATTGTTGCCGATAATTATAGTAGTGCATATTGCAGGATTAGCAACTGAGTTTTTGTTTGCGGCTATCAAAAGACATCAGGTAGAAGAAGGGTTCCTTGTTTCAGGAATGCTCATACCTTTGATTATGCCACCGGATATTCCCTTATGGATGGTTGCTTTTGCAACAATATTTGCTGTAATCATAGCTAAAGAAGCCTTTGGGGGAACGGGCATGAATGTATTAAATGTTGCACTAACTGCCAGAGTTTTCGTTTTCTTTGCTTATCCGACCCATATATCAGGCGATATAGTTTGGGTAGCTTATGATTACAATTTTTTACATCAGATATTTGCCGGATTTCTTCACGTTGGAGAAAATAATGCTTTAGCTGATGGCTGGACCGGGGCAACTCCGCTCGCATTAGCCGCTACCGGAGGTTGGGCTGCTGTAACGGAGCATTATACTGTTTTCAATATGATAATGGGCTTTATACCCGGTTCCGTTGGGGAAATGAATAAAATATTTGTTCTCGTGGGCGCGGGTCTTCTGATTTTTACAGGAATTGGCAGTTGGAGAATTATGTTATCCATGATTATTGGAACTCTTTTCATGGGAATTATATTGAACTTACTGGCATTAAATCCGTTTATGGAGGTACCGTTTTATTATCACTTTATAATAGGCAGTTTCTTTTTTGCTATGGCCTTTATGGCTACTGACCCTGTAACAGCTGCTCAAACCGAGGTAGGTAAATGGATTTATGGATTTTCAATAGGGGCAATAGGTATGATAATTCGAGTATTAAATCCGGCATATCCGGAAGGATGGATGTTGGCAATATTATTTATGAATGTTTTTGCTCCACTTATTGATCATTACGTTTTACAAGCAAATATAAAAAGGAGGTTAAGTCGTGCAGTCTAA
- a CDS encoding Na(+)-translocating NADH-quinone reductase subunit A → MLKHNSSRRNCKKSIYNKPHRTLFLLLGILFSSNLYAQDGGGFLDGNTNRLVLFLLIGTLSIILIGILFFTDRLLKVTAEKVRSDIGKPELDEEEDEGYSVLPSFNEIFPSQKSIHPYAGSDTIIKTEKGMDIRIKGRSKKVVKNDFVSETYAINPKDFVGLKPIPKLHVSEGDEVKAGDPLFFDKSRPDVNYTSPVSGEVIEIRRGAKRAIEEIVILADKEINFREFTKANPTDLSREQVIKSLLESGAWAFLRQRPFNLTANPEDKPKAIFISGFKSAPLAPNYNFIMEGKQHDFQTGINALNKLTEGKVHLNLTADRKPSKTYTEAKNVQINWFSGPHPAGNVGIQIHHLDPINKGEVVWVINPQDVVIIGRLFNEGIYNTKKMMVAAGPTIKQPTYFESYIGANVKGIINDNLELENSRIVSGDVLSGKSIEKDGYIGFYSDMVSVLEEGDFYEFLGWLLPSYARPSLSKTFPWKFFPQEEFEVNTNTHGERRAFVVTGQYEEVLPMDIYPQQLLKAIMVRDYELIEGLGIYEVAEEDLALCEFVCTSKIPVQEILKEGLDFIREQE, encoded by the coding sequence ATGTTAAAACATAATAGTAGTAGAAGAAATTGTAAAAAATCCATTTACAATAAACCTCACCGAACCTTATTCCTTTTACTGGGAATTTTGTTTTCATCGAACTTGTATGCACAAGATGGAGGCGGGTTTCTTGATGGAAACACAAATAGACTTGTTTTATTTTTGTTGATTGGAACCTTAAGCATTATTTTAATTGGAATCCTGTTTTTTACTGACCGGCTCTTAAAAGTAACCGCTGAAAAAGTTAGAAGTGATATAGGGAAACCTGAACTTGATGAAGAAGAGGATGAAGGTTATTCTGTTTTACCTTCTTTCAATGAAATTTTTCCATCCCAGAAAAGTATTCACCCTTATGCAGGAAGTGATACAATTATTAAAACGGAGAAAGGAATGGATATCCGGATAAAGGGAAGGAGTAAAAAAGTTGTTAAAAATGACTTTGTCTCTGAAACTTATGCGATTAATCCTAAAGATTTTGTAGGTCTTAAGCCTATACCTAAACTACATGTAAGTGAAGGGGACGAGGTTAAAGCGGGCGATCCCTTGTTTTTTGACAAGTCAAGACCGGATGTAAACTATACAAGTCCTGTTAGTGGGGAAGTTATAGAAATAAGAAGAGGTGCTAAAAGAGCAATTGAAGAAATCGTAATTTTAGCTGACAAAGAAATAAATTTTCGTGAATTCACTAAAGCTAATCCTACTGATTTAAGTAGAGAACAAGTTATTAAAAGCTTGCTTGAAAGTGGCGCATGGGCTTTCTTAAGACAACGCCCTTTTAACTTAACAGCAAATCCTGAAGATAAACCAAAGGCAATTTTCATTTCAGGTTTTAAGAGTGCTCCTTTGGCACCAAACTACAACTTCATAATGGAAGGTAAGCAACATGACTTCCAGACCGGTATAAATGCTTTGAACAAACTTACAGAAGGGAAAGTACATCTTAACCTAACAGCAGACAGAAAGCCATCCAAAACTTATACAGAAGCTAAAAACGTACAAATTAATTGGTTCTCCGGTCCTCATCCGGCAGGAAATGTAGGTATACAGATTCATCACCTGGATCCTATAAATAAAGGTGAAGTGGTTTGGGTAATAAACCCTCAGGATGTTGTTATAATCGGACGATTGTTTAATGAAGGTATTTATAATACTAAAAAAATGATGGTTGCTGCAGGACCGACAATCAAGCAACCCACATACTTTGAAAGCTATATTGGAGCTAATGTCAAAGGTATAATTAATGACAATTTGGAGCTTGAAAATTCAAGAATAGTATCAGGTGATGTTTTAAGTGGAAAGAGTATTGAAAAAGATGGCTATATAGGATTTTACAGTGATATGGTTTCAGTATTGGAGGAGGGTGATTTTTATGAATTCTTAGGTTGGTTGTTACCAAGTTATGCCAGACCTAGTTTATCAAAGACATTCCCCTGGAAATTTTTCCCGCAGGAAGAGTTTGAGGTCAATACCAATACCCATGGTGAACGCAGAGCATTTGTTGTAACCGGTCAATATGAAGAAGTGTTACCTATGGATATTTATCCGCAGCAGTTGTTAAAAGCTATTATGGTAAGAGATTATGAATTAATAGAAGGCCTTGGAATTTATGAAGTTGCTGAAGAAGACTTAGCATTGTGCGAATTTGTGTGTACTTCAAAAATACCTGTTCAGGAAATCCTGAAAGAAGGCTTGGATTTTATAAGAGAACAAGAATAG
- a CDS encoding acyl-CoA thioesterase: MSKQSGKSPKDSQTIKTEVVLPNDTNTLNNLRGGKILHWMDVASAISAARHAEKPVVTASVDNVSFENPIKLGDVVTIQARVTRAFNSSLETFIEVWAEDVPAKKKYKSNEAFYTFVALDSNMKPTPVPALVPETPNEQKLYEAALRRRELRLVLAGRMKPEDATELKSIFIK, from the coding sequence ATGAGTAAACAATCCGGGAAGAGTCCAAAAGACAGCCAAACAATCAAGACGGAAGTTGTATTACCAAATGATACCAATACCTTGAATAATCTTCGCGGTGGTAAGATCTTGCATTGGATGGACGTGGCTTCAGCTATAAGTGCCGCCAGGCATGCTGAAAAACCGGTTGTTACAGCTTCTGTAGACAATGTTTCGTTTGAAAATCCTATTAAGCTGGGAGATGTGGTGACCATTCAAGCCAGAGTGACCAGAGCCTTTAACTCCTCTTTGGAAACGTTTATTGAGGTTTGGGCCGAAGATGTACCTGCAAAGAAAAAATATAAAAGCAATGAGGCTTTTTACACATTTGTAGCCTTAGATTCAAATATGAAGCCTACACCGGTCCCGGCATTAGTACCTGAAACTCCTAATGAGCAAAAACTGTATGAAGCAGCTTTGAGAAGACGCGAGTTAAGGTTAGTTTTGGCGGGCAGGATGAAACCAGAAGATGCAACAGAGTTAAAATCTATCTTTATTAAATAA